From the genome of Bradyrhizobium elkanii USDA 76, one region includes:
- a CDS encoding cold-shock protein yields MPTGTVKWFNGQKGFGFIEPSDGSKDVFVHISAVERAGLSGLAEGQKVSFELKTDKMRGKTSAENLQIV; encoded by the coding sequence ATGCCGACAGGTACTGTGAAGTGGTTCAACGGCCAGAAGGGCTTTGGTTTCATCGAGCCGAGCGATGGCAGCAAGGATGTGTTCGTTCACATCAGCGCCGTCGAGCGCGCCGGTTTGTCCGGCCTGGCTGAAGGCCAGAAGGTTTCGTTCGAGCTGAAGACCGACAAGATGCGCGGCAAGACCAGCGCCGAGAACCTTCAGATCGTCTGA
- a CDS encoding AsmA family protein encodes MRALKFAGAAIAAVIVIIALVAAVGIPSSFLTSAITDRVERETGYKLTINGGAKIGLWPRVNLTLSDVVLQDPRGRDVNNRFAASSVEAEMTLSSLWSGQPDITDLAIVKPVINLPLQRERTRDHNPPAKSSASDASGITIRHVSISGGTIVFSNVRDRVENRIETLNADATIGDDRKIVVTGDAQAGDKPLRFEIRATAPQAPLERQSVPAEFSIDAPGLLPAAIKANADARLNGTVVMFNGVSGTLGDGGFTGWASVDFASNKPLVKLDLDFQRIAIAMPPGQSGSTQPLGTNIWSNASIDLAGLNYVDAQARISATELVIGDGRFAQAAIDASIDSGVLKGRLANLGAYEGTANGDVTIDARGATPTYALRLDLAGARALPMLRSLAEFDKLDGRMQAKIALTSQGGSERAIVGNLAGTAFVVFQDGKILGLNVAQMIRSLTTSTLSGWQASQELSTDLSQLSASFKVDKGQAVTTDLNLIGPLVKMTGVGTIDLNTRQIGFRVEPQLVMTTEGQGRAGNPVGLGIPVMLEGPWVSPRIYPEMQGILDNPQAAYAKLKEMGKGLFGANGQGLSEGLNGLTNLLNGVQGGAQPGTSQPPGGATGQSNPLGGQLGDTIGNLLQQGLSTLNQGNASRPSRSLAKPEADAPPGADPAPPPPPPPGETAEPHDSPAMKDVLRQLFNR; translated from the coding sequence ATGAGAGCACTGAAATTCGCCGGGGCCGCCATCGCTGCCGTGATCGTGATCATCGCGCTGGTCGCAGCGGTCGGGATCCCGTCCTCGTTCCTCACATCTGCGATCACCGATCGGGTCGAGCGCGAGACCGGCTACAAGCTCACCATCAATGGCGGCGCCAAGATCGGCCTCTGGCCGAGGGTCAATCTGACGCTGAGCGACGTCGTGCTGCAGGACCCGCGGGGGCGCGACGTCAACAACCGGTTCGCGGCCAGCAGCGTCGAGGCCGAGATGACGCTGTCGAGCCTGTGGTCGGGCCAGCCCGACATCACCGACCTCGCGATCGTCAAGCCGGTGATCAACCTGCCGCTGCAGCGCGAGCGCACCCGCGACCACAATCCGCCGGCGAAATCCTCCGCCTCCGATGCCAGCGGCATCACGATCCGGCATGTCAGCATCAGCGGCGGAACCATTGTCTTCTCCAATGTGCGCGACCGGGTCGAGAACCGGATCGAGACGCTCAACGCGGACGCGACGATCGGCGACGACCGCAAGATCGTCGTGACGGGTGACGCACAGGCCGGCGACAAGCCGCTGAGGTTCGAGATCCGCGCGACCGCGCCGCAAGCGCCGCTGGAGCGTCAGAGCGTGCCGGCCGAATTCAGCATCGATGCGCCCGGCCTGTTGCCCGCGGCGATCAAGGCGAATGCGGACGCGCGGTTGAACGGCACGGTGGTGATGTTCAACGGCGTGTCCGGCACGCTCGGCGATGGCGGCTTCACCGGCTGGGCCTCGGTCGATTTCGCCAGCAACAAGCCGCTGGTGAAGCTCGACCTCGACTTCCAGCGCATTGCGATCGCGATGCCGCCGGGCCAGTCCGGCTCCACGCAGCCGCTCGGCACCAATATCTGGAGCAACGCGTCGATCGACCTTGCCGGGCTCAACTATGTCGACGCGCAGGCGCGCATCTCGGCGACAGAGCTTGTGATCGGCGACGGCCGCTTTGCGCAGGCGGCGATCGATGCGTCCATCGACAGCGGCGTGCTGAAGGGCCGGCTCGCCAATCTCGGCGCCTATGAGGGCACCGCCAATGGCGACGTCACCATCGATGCGCGAGGCGCCACGCCAACCTACGCGCTGCGGCTCGACCTCGCCGGGGCGCGCGCGCTGCCGATGCTGAGGAGCCTCGCCGAGTTCGACAAGCTCGACGGCAGGATGCAGGCCAAGATCGCGCTGACCTCGCAAGGCGGCAGCGAGCGCGCCATCGTCGGCAATCTCGCCGGCACCGCCTTCGTCGTGTTCCAGGACGGCAAGATCCTCGGCCTCAACGTGGCGCAGATGATCCGGAGCCTCACCACTAGCACCTTGTCGGGCTGGCAGGCGAGCCAGGAGCTGTCGACCGATCTCAGCCAGCTCTCGGCGTCGTTCAAGGTCGACAAGGGGCAGGCCGTCACCACCGACCTCAATCTGATCGGCCCGCTGGTGAAGATGACCGGGGTCGGCACCATCGACCTCAACACCCGCCAGATCGGGTTCCGCGTCGAGCCGCAGCTCGTGATGACCACCGAAGGCCAGGGCCGCGCCGGCAATCCGGTCGGCCTCGGAATCCCCGTGATGCTCGAGGGGCCCTGGGTATCGCCGCGGATCTATCCGGAGATGCAGGGCATCCTCGACAATCCGCAGGCGGCCTATGCCAAGCTCAAGGAGATGGGCAAGGGCCTGTTCGGGGCGAACGGCCAGGGGTTGAGTGAAGGCCTCAACGGGCTGACCAATCTCCTCAACGGCGTGCAGGGCGGCGCGCAGCCCGGCACAAGTCAGCCACCGGGCGGCGCCACCGGCCAGAGCAACCCGCTCGGCGGGCAGCTTGGCGACACCATCGGCAATTTGCTGCAGCAGGGCCTTTCCACCCTCAACCAGGGCAACGCATCGCGGCCGAGCCGCAGCCTGGCCAAGCCCGAGGCGGACGCGCCGCCGGGCGCCGATCCGGCTCCGCCGCCGCCCCCTCCGCCCGGCGAGACCGCCGAGCCGCACGACAGTCCGGCGATGAAGGACGTGCTGCGTCAGCTGTTCAATCGCTGA
- a CDS encoding efflux RND transporter periplasmic adaptor subunit, with translation MILPRTRASALTASALLVLATSPALAAGEADAVPKGAAVTVLKAAKFCFGNIVEVSGIVLPRDEQQIRPDRFGLKVAEVMADPGDTVTAGQVLAKLTDGTNSVNVTAPVAGTISASSAIIGSPASGKDALFSIIAKSEYDLVGMVPTRDIAKLKTEQTAQLKILGAGDLDGKVRRIAPTVEPNSQLGQVFIGIGANKRLLVNSSGRAQIKTGQSCGVAVPLTAILYSTAGTVVQVVRGGRVETRRVETGLMSAGQVEIRDGIQEGDIVVARAGALLREGDPVRPVGASADAK, from the coding sequence ATGATTTTGCCTCGCACGCGCGCCTCAGCCCTCACCGCCTCCGCGCTGCTCGTGCTCGCGACCTCTCCCGCGCTTGCCGCGGGCGAGGCCGACGCTGTGCCGAAGGGCGCGGCGGTGACGGTGCTGAAGGCCGCAAAGTTCTGCTTCGGCAATATCGTCGAGGTCTCCGGCATCGTGCTGCCACGCGACGAGCAGCAGATCCGGCCCGACCGTTTCGGCTTGAAGGTGGCGGAGGTGATGGCCGATCCCGGCGACACCGTCACCGCCGGCCAGGTGCTGGCGAAGCTGACCGACGGCACCAACTCGGTCAACGTCACGGCGCCGGTGGCGGGCACGATCTCGGCGTCGTCGGCGATCATAGGCAGCCCGGCATCGGGCAAGGACGCGCTGTTCTCGATCATCGCCAAGAGCGAGTACGATCTGGTCGGCATGGTGCCGACCCGCGACATCGCCAAGCTGAAGACCGAGCAGACGGCGCAGCTCAAGATCCTCGGCGCCGGCGATCTCGACGGCAAGGTGCGGCGGATCGCGCCGACGGTCGAGCCGAACAGCCAGCTCGGCCAGGTCTTCATCGGCATCGGCGCGAACAAGCGGCTGCTGGTGAATTCGTCCGGCCGCGCCCAGATCAAGACCGGACAGAGCTGCGGCGTCGCGGTGCCGCTGACCGCAATCCTGTATTCCACCGCGGGCACCGTGGTGCAGGTGGTGCGCGGCGGCCGCGTCGAGACGCGGCGGGTCGAGACCGGATTGATGTCGGCGGGACAGGTCGAGATCCGCGACGGCATCCAGGAAGGCGACATCGTCGTCGCCCGCGCCGGCGCGCTGCTGCGCGAGGGCGATCCGGTGCGGCCGGTGGGTGCGAGCGCGGATGCGAAGTAG
- a CDS encoding adenylate/guanylate cyclase domain-containing protein, with product MNAATDEGKNWFLRGGLFAKYVLALVGLVVFVLAVNGALETWISYRGIKGTLTDAMSEKADATAKRIEQAISDLERQISWVTRASSNTIELRRADYAQLLGQVPAVSQLTLISGQGRELLRLSRQTTTVNSNADFSRDTRFTETIARGTAYAPAYFRDGRPFMSIGEQHSGFNAGVTLAEIDLRFLNDYFGDSQVGRLAHAYVVDGKGRVLASSSKGPEVGKDLAALPQVAAVLSPGGRPIASGKDVDGSAVLTTATAAPNLGWHVFYEQPTAQALSPIRDQLVRIALLIALGLVVAIIAGTILARRMLEPITALRTGARRLGAGDFGHRIEVKTSDELEELAGQFNSMASQLAETYSDLEAKVTERTRDLAQSINELKVLEEVGRAVASSLDLAAVLPTVGARALEITHADAVLIYGYDAAQRSFNLTQAIGIDGKADGRHRAIDAANSPLGEAAAKGEPLAFADLAASTDYPPDHPLRDVVAGAGFRSVLVVPLVDQQGVLGALVVLRKAAGDFPASLIGLMKTFAHQAVLAMRNARLFTEVDQKSHALEEANATVREQADKLREQTEALKDWNKSLEQRVETQLGEIERIRRLERFLAPQVAQLIASSDNPEGLLDSHRREVTVVFCDLRGFTAFTEATEPEEAMNVLREYHAALGKLIFKYEGTLDKYAGDGVMILFNAPIQLADHTARAVKMAVEMRDTVGPLTEKWRNRGHSLGFGIGIALGYATLGQVGFEQRLEYAAIGSVTNLASRLCGEAKAGQIVVSRRVYGMVEAYVEGRAIDDLVLKGFNHPILAAEILRWKGEPSAEAAAE from the coding sequence ATGAACGCGGCTACGGACGAGGGCAAGAACTGGTTCCTGCGCGGCGGCCTGTTCGCCAAATATGTCCTCGCGCTGGTCGGCCTCGTCGTGTTCGTGCTCGCGGTCAACGGCGCGCTCGAGACCTGGATCAGCTACCGCGGCATCAAGGGCACGCTGACGGACGCGATGAGCGAGAAGGCGGATGCCACCGCCAAGCGCATCGAGCAGGCGATCTCCGACCTCGAGCGCCAGATCTCCTGGGTGACCCGCGCCTCCTCCAACACGATCGAGCTGCGCCGCGCCGACTACGCGCAATTGCTCGGCCAGGTGCCGGCGGTGAGCCAGCTCACCCTGATCAGCGGCCAGGGCCGCGAGCTGCTGCGGCTGTCGCGCCAGACCACCACCGTCAATTCCAACGCCGACTTCTCCCGCGATACCAGATTCACCGAGACCATCGCCCGCGGCACCGCCTACGCACCGGCGTATTTTCGCGACGGGCGGCCCTTCATGTCGATCGGCGAGCAGCATTCCGGCTTCAATGCCGGCGTCACCTTGGCCGAGATCGACCTGCGCTTCCTCAATGACTATTTCGGCGATTCCCAGGTCGGCCGCCTCGCTCATGCCTATGTCGTCGACGGCAAGGGCCGCGTGCTGGCGAGCTCGTCGAAGGGCCCCGAGGTCGGCAAGGACCTCGCCGCGCTGCCGCAGGTCGCCGCCGTGCTGTCGCCGGGCGGCAGGCCGATCGCCTCCGGCAAGGATGTCGACGGCAGCGCGGTGCTGACGACAGCAACGGCCGCGCCGAACCTCGGCTGGCACGTGTTCTATGAGCAGCCGACCGCGCAGGCGCTGTCGCCGATCCGCGACCAGCTGGTGCGCATCGCGCTCTTGATCGCGCTCGGCCTCGTGGTCGCGATCATCGCCGGCACGATCCTGGCGCGGCGCATGCTGGAGCCGATCACGGCGCTGCGCACCGGCGCGCGGCGGTTAGGCGCCGGCGATTTCGGCCATCGCATCGAGGTGAAGACATCGGATGAGCTGGAGGAGCTCGCCGGCCAGTTCAACAGCATGGCCAGCCAGCTGGCCGAGACCTATTCCGACCTCGAGGCCAAGGTGACGGAGCGCACCCGCGACCTCGCGCAATCGATCAACGAGCTGAAGGTGCTGGAGGAGGTCGGCCGCGCGGTGGCGTCCTCGCTCGATCTTGCCGCCGTGCTGCCGACGGTCGGCGCCCGCGCGCTCGAGATCACCCATGCCGACGCCGTGCTGATCTATGGCTATGACGCCGCGCAGCGCAGCTTCAACCTGACGCAAGCGATCGGCATCGACGGCAAGGCCGATGGCCGTCATCGCGCGATCGATGCGGCGAACAGCCCGCTCGGCGAGGCCGCCGCGAAGGGTGAGCCGCTGGCGTTCGCCGATCTCGCGGCAAGTACCGATTATCCGCCCGATCATCCGCTGCGCGATGTCGTGGCCGGCGCCGGCTTCCGCTCCGTGCTTGTCGTGCCGCTGGTCGACCAGCAAGGCGTGCTCGGCGCGCTGGTGGTGCTGCGCAAGGCGGCCGGCGATTTCCCGGCGAGCCTGATCGGCCTGATGAAGACCTTTGCGCACCAGGCGGTGCTGGCGATGCGCAACGCGCGGCTGTTCACCGAGGTCGACCAGAAGAGCCACGCGCTGGAAGAGGCCAACGCCACCGTGCGCGAGCAGGCCGACAAGCTGCGCGAGCAGACCGAAGCGCTCAAGGACTGGAACAAGTCGCTGGAGCAGCGGGTCGAGACCCAGCTCGGCGAGATCGAGCGCATCCGAAGGCTCGAGCGCTTCCTGGCGCCGCAGGTGGCGCAGCTGATCGCCTCGTCCGACAATCCCGAGGGCCTGCTCGACAGCCACCGCCGCGAGGTCACCGTGGTGTTCTGCGACCTGCGCGGCTTCACCGCCTTCACCGAGGCGACCGAGCCGGAAGAGGCGATGAACGTGCTGCGCGAGTATCATGCCGCGCTCGGCAAGCTGATCTTCAAGTATGAAGGCACGCTCGACAAATATGCCGGCGACGGCGTGATGATCTTGTTCAACGCGCCGATCCAGCTCGCCGACCACACCGCGCGCGCCGTGAAGATGGCGGTCGAGATGCGCGACACGGTCGGCCCGCTGACCGAGAAGTGGCGCAACCGCGGCCATAGCCTCGGCTTCGGCATCGGCATCGCGCTCGGCTATGCCACGCTCGGCCAGGTCGGCTTCGAGCAGCGGCTGGAATATGCCGCGATCGGCAGCGTCACCAACCTCGCCTCCCGCCTGTGCGGCGAGGCCAAGGCCGGCCAGATCGTGGTGAGCCGCCGCGTCTACGGCATGGTCGAAGCCTACGTCGAAGGCCGCGCCATCGACGACCTCGTGCTGAAGGGATTCAATCATCCCATCCTGGCCGCGGAGATTTTGCGCTGGAAGGGCGAGCCGTCAGCGGAGGCGGCGGCGGAATGA
- a CDS encoding AraC family transcriptional regulator, giving the protein MKVAARRNDTTGLRVCRKQSGPAAAAHYAGQLQQVERPLAAMAASYPNESTSARHAHRRDQFILQTAGVTSMMTERGHFVVPPGHGLWIPAGVAHQSRAWGEVEIQTIYVTPDRIRNAPATCRLIRVSALVEALMEEAVHMPTRYDPEGRDGRLVDFLLDEIGRMPEVSLHVQVPPDPRLAAICEAVLVDPSSDLTLDEWADRCQLSRRTLTRLFRRETGQSFAAWRQRVRLLEALARLGAGEAVTCVALDVGYESPSAFAAMFKRELGAAPRQYLRWADPEVVMR; this is encoded by the coding sequence TTGAAAGTCGCAGCGCGACGAAATGACACCACCGGCTTGCGCGTCTGCCGCAAGCAATCGGGTCCCGCAGCCGCCGCGCACTATGCCGGACAACTGCAACAGGTCGAACGGCCGCTCGCGGCGATGGCGGCCTCCTATCCGAACGAGAGCACCAGCGCACGACACGCGCACCGACGCGATCAATTCATCCTGCAGACCGCGGGCGTCACCTCGATGATGACCGAGCGCGGCCATTTCGTCGTGCCGCCCGGCCACGGTCTGTGGATTCCGGCCGGCGTCGCGCACCAGTCGCGGGCCTGGGGCGAGGTCGAGATCCAGACCATCTATGTCACGCCTGACCGCATCAGGAATGCTCCGGCGACATGCCGCCTGATCAGGGTCTCCGCGCTGGTCGAAGCGTTGATGGAAGAAGCGGTGCACATGCCAACCCGTTACGATCCGGAAGGACGCGACGGCCGGCTGGTCGATTTCCTGCTCGACGAGATCGGCAGGATGCCGGAAGTGTCGCTGCATGTGCAGGTGCCGCCCGATCCGCGGCTCGCCGCGATCTGCGAGGCCGTGCTGGTCGATCCGAGTTCCGATCTCACGCTCGACGAATGGGCCGATCGCTGCCAGCTCAGCCGGCGGACGTTGACGCGTCTGTTCCGGCGCGAGACCGGCCAGAGTTTTGCGGCCTGGCGCCAGCGGGTGCGGCTGCTCGAAGCGCTGGCGCGACTCGGCGCCGGCGAGGCCGTCACCTGCGTTGCGCTCGACGTCGGCTATGAAAGCCCGAGCGCCTTCGCCGCGATGTTCAAGCGCGAGCTCGGCGCCGCGCCGCGCCAGTATCTGCGCTGGGCCGATCCCGAAGTGGTGATGCGGTAG
- a CDS encoding Crp/Fnr family transcriptional regulator yields MSKQAEFAVILKMNPMFADLGADELQRLSGLCHTQQLATGEVLFQKGDPGDALFGVRRGQIRIETGASDGSRLTLNFMGSGDLFGEVAVLDGQDRTADATAGEPSELFVLRRQDFLGFLEREPKVAVRLIELLCQRIRWQSERMEESVLQPLPVRLARRLCALAEDFGSEVHISQEQLGIFVGAARESVNRQLQTWRRDGIVDLQRGRIMLHNMTKLTAVARND; encoded by the coding sequence ATGAGCAAACAGGCCGAATTTGCGGTCATTCTGAAGATGAATCCCATGTTCGCCGATCTCGGTGCGGACGAATTGCAGCGGCTTTCCGGCCTCTGCCACACCCAGCAGCTCGCGACCGGCGAGGTGCTGTTCCAGAAAGGCGATCCCGGCGATGCCCTGTTTGGGGTCCGCCGCGGCCAGATCCGGATCGAGACCGGTGCCTCCGACGGCAGCCGGCTCACACTGAACTTCATGGGATCCGGCGACCTGTTCGGCGAGGTCGCCGTGCTCGACGGTCAGGACCGCACCGCGGATGCGACCGCGGGCGAGCCCAGCGAATTATTCGTGCTGCGGCGGCAGGATTTCCTCGGCTTCCTCGAGCGCGAGCCGAAGGTTGCGGTCAGGCTGATCGAATTGCTGTGCCAGCGCATCCGCTGGCAGAGCGAGCGGATGGAAGAATCCGTGCTGCAGCCATTGCCGGTCCGCCTCGCACGGCGGCTATGCGCGCTGGCCGAGGATTTCGGTTCCGAGGTGCACATCTCGCAGGAACAGCTCGGCATCTTCGTCGGCGCCGCGCGCGAAAGCGTCAACCGGCAGCTGCAGACCTGGCGCAGGGACGGCATCGTCGACCTGCAGCGCGGCCGGATCATGCTGCACAACATGACCAAGCTGACCGCGGTTGCGCGCAACGACTGA
- a CDS encoding caspase family protein — MDLRQLRISRRTIAVCVAVAGTVSLAIGAHAALNKRTLDVAKGGDKVVATELTGSIPTGTSRLALIIGNGHYPDAAAPLAQPINDARTLSTALRREGFDVDVVEDATKDDMFRAVERMKAKIRPDTVVMLFFGGYGVQVGRESYMIPVDATIWKEADVKRTGVSVESVLDAMKERGAKAKLVVLDASRRNPYERRFRAFSHGLAPISPPENTIVLSSATPGKVADDSKAPNSVLVSELLNNLNAQAGAESAFNKTRVAISRASEGEQVPSVSSSLLEDIKLGG, encoded by the coding sequence ATGGACCTTAGGCAGCTTCGCATTTCCCGCCGCACCATCGCCGTCTGCGTGGCGGTGGCCGGCACGGTGTCGCTGGCGATTGGCGCCCATGCCGCGCTCAACAAGCGCACCCTCGATGTCGCCAAGGGTGGCGACAAGGTCGTCGCCACCGAGCTGACCGGCAGCATTCCGACCGGCACCTCCCGCCTCGCGCTGATCATCGGCAACGGCCATTACCCGGACGCCGCAGCGCCGCTGGCCCAGCCGATCAACGATGCCCGCACCCTGTCGACGGCGCTGCGCCGCGAGGGCTTTGACGTCGACGTGGTCGAGGATGCGACCAAGGACGACATGTTCCGCGCGGTCGAGCGCATGAAGGCGAAAATTCGCCCCGACACCGTCGTGATGCTGTTCTTCGGCGGCTACGGTGTGCAGGTCGGCCGCGAGAGCTACATGATCCCGGTCGACGCCACGATCTGGAAGGAAGCCGACGTCAAGCGCACCGGCGTCAGCGTCGAGTCCGTGCTCGATGCGATGAAGGAGCGCGGCGCCAAGGCCAAGCTCGTCGTGCTCGATGCCTCGCGCCGCAATCCCTATGAGCGCCGCTTCCGCGCGTTCTCGCACGGTCTCGCGCCGATCAGCCCGCCGGAGAACACCATCGTGCTGAGCTCGGCGACGCCGGGCAAGGTCGCCGACGACAGCAAGGCGCCGAACAGCGTGCTGGTCTCCGAGCTGCTCAACAACCTCAACGCCCAGGCCGGCGCCGAAAGCGCGTTCAACAAGACCCGCGTCGCCATCTCGCGCGCCAGCGAAGGCGAGCAGGTGCCGAGCGTGTCCTCGTCGCTGCTGGAAGACATCAAGCTCGGCGGCTGA
- a CDS encoding alpha/beta fold hydrolase: protein MTGLDGTLAAASVVALHCSLGSGRQWTKLAAGLGGDRFMAPDISGYGVAACGRDWPRTLDGEIARLEPWLAKADGPIHLIGHSYGGAIAFRLATASPYAQHVRSLTLIEPVLPTLLRDTPADARLYDRFARIAQVVSKDIVDGAVLEAVEAFTAFWAGSGPREQFSPSGRLRMIEQADKLPCDFNAALDLAGVAEAARALKVPTLLMSGGLSPYVTQRIVAKLAALIDDAELRHLPAAGHMLPVTHADRVNPEILRHIWRAQKLANLELAKLELTADAGPADAAQPAGSARRHLVFRRSLG, encoded by the coding sequence ATGACGGGTTTGGATGGGACGCTCGCGGCGGCGTCGGTGGTGGCGCTGCATTGCTCGCTGGGGTCGGGACGGCAATGGACCAAGCTTGCGGCCGGGCTCGGCGGCGACCGGTTCATGGCGCCGGATATTTCCGGCTATGGCGTTGCCGCCTGCGGGCGCGACTGGCCGCGGACGCTGGATGGCGAGATCGCGCGGCTCGAGCCCTGGCTCGCCAAGGCCGACGGGCCGATCCATCTGATCGGGCATTCCTATGGCGGGGCGATCGCGTTTCGGCTGGCGACCGCCTCGCCTTATGCGCAGCACGTTCGCAGCCTGACGCTGATCGAGCCGGTGCTTCCGACGTTGCTTCGCGATACGCCCGCCGATGCGCGGCTGTACGACCGCTTCGCGCGGATCGCGCAGGTCGTCTCAAAGGATATTGTCGACGGCGCCGTGCTGGAGGCGGTCGAGGCGTTCACCGCGTTCTGGGCCGGCTCCGGGCCGCGCGAACAGTTCTCGCCGAGCGGGCGGCTGCGGATGATCGAGCAGGCCGACAAGCTGCCTTGCGATTTCAACGCCGCGCTCGATCTTGCCGGGGTGGCGGAAGCCGCGCGTGCCTTGAAGGTGCCGACGCTGCTGATGTCGGGCGGGCTGTCGCCCTATGTGACGCAGCGCATTGTCGCAAAACTCGCCGCGCTGATCGATGACGCCGAGCTGCGGCATCTGCCGGCCGCCGGCCACATGCTGCCGGTGACGCATGCCGATCGGGTCAACCCGGAGATCCTGCGGCACATCTGGCGCGCCCAGAAGCTGGCGAATTTGGAGCTGGCGAAGCTGGAGCTGACGGCGGATGCGGGGCCGGCCGACGCGGCGCAGCCGGCTGGCTCGGCCAGGCGGCATCTGGTATTCAGGAGGAGTCTTGGTTGA
- a CDS encoding ABC transporter substrate-binding protein, whose protein sequence is MNRREFTKAMLACGAAIPFGITRAAGQSRGGTLNIIIQPEPPVLVTALNQQQPTLTLGGKIYEGLLKYGADLKPMPGMAQSWEVSPDGLTYTFKLFPGITFHDGKPMTSEDVVFSCMKLLVETHPRARQNFARVASAEAPDPLTVVFKLKQPFAPFIGCFDCTSAPIVPKHIYDGTDYRKNPENDKAIGTGPFKLKEWVRGSHVHLVRHDGYYQKDQPYLDEIVYRVIPDAASRALALENGTVQLVQWSDVEFYDVQRFKAQKNLEFTTKGYEYFAPHQWLEMNNRIAPMNDKRFRQAVMHLIDREAFSKRVYFGNAKVATGPISSKTRFYDPNVKRYEFSVDKAKALLDDMGLKPGANGKRAEIKYIVPPYGESYQRAGEFFRQSFARVGIDLVLVGTDMAGWAEKVGNWDYEMTQNLLYQLGDPALGVARTYISSNIKKGILFSNTQGYSNPEVDKLFDEAAVTLDEAKRQELYSKVQQILVEDVPVAWTLEIEYPIIYDKAFKNIVTTGIGSHETFGSVYKS, encoded by the coding sequence ATGAACAGACGCGAATTCACCAAGGCAATGCTGGCCTGCGGTGCAGCCATCCCGTTCGGCATCACGCGGGCGGCGGGCCAGTCCCGCGGTGGAACGCTCAACATCATCATCCAGCCCGAGCCGCCGGTTCTGGTGACCGCGCTGAACCAGCAGCAGCCGACCTTGACGCTCGGCGGCAAGATTTACGAAGGCCTGCTGAAATACGGCGCCGATCTCAAGCCGATGCCTGGCATGGCGCAATCGTGGGAGGTCTCGCCCGACGGCCTGACCTATACGTTCAAGCTGTTTCCGGGCATCACCTTCCACGACGGCAAGCCGATGACCTCGGAGGACGTGGTCTTCAGCTGCATGAAGCTGCTGGTGGAGACGCACCCGCGCGCACGGCAAAACTTCGCCCGCGTGGCGTCGGCGGAGGCGCCCGATCCGCTCACCGTCGTGTTCAAATTGAAGCAGCCGTTCGCGCCCTTCATCGGCTGCTTCGATTGCACGTCCGCCCCGATCGTGCCCAAGCACATCTATGACGGCACCGACTACCGCAAGAATCCGGAGAACGACAAGGCGATCGGCACCGGCCCCTTCAAGCTGAAGGAGTGGGTGCGCGGCTCGCATGTTCATCTCGTCCGCCACGACGGCTACTATCAGAAGGACCAGCCCTATCTTGACGAGATCGTCTACCGCGTGATTCCGGATGCGGCCTCGCGCGCGCTGGCGCTCGAGAACGGCACGGTGCAGCTCGTGCAATGGTCCGACGTCGAATTCTATGACGTCCAGCGCTTCAAGGCGCAGAAGAATCTCGAATTCACCACCAAGGGCTACGAGTATTTCGCGCCGCATCAGTGGCTCGAAATGAACAACCGCATCGCGCCGATGAACGACAAGCGGTTCCGGCAGGCGGTGATGCACCTGATCGATCGCGAGGCGTTCAGCAAGCGGGTCTATTTCGGCAACGCCAAGGTGGCGACCGGACCGATCTCGTCGAAGACGCGGTTCTACGATCCGAACGTGAAGCGCTACGAGTTTTCGGTCGACAAGGCCAAGGCCCTGCTCGACGACATGGGATTGAAGCCTGGCGCCAACGGCAAGCGCGCCGAGATCAAGTATATCGTGCCGCCCTATGGCGAGTCCTATCAGCGGGCCGGCGAATTCTTCCGCCAGAGTTTTGCGCGGGTCGGCATCGATCTCGTGCTTGTCGGCACCGACATGGCCGGATGGGCCGAGAAGGTCGGCAACTGGGATTATGAGATGACCCAGAATCTGCTCTACCAGCTCGGCGATCCCGCGCTGGGCGTCGCCCGCACCTATATTTCGTCGAACATCAAGAAGGGCATCCTGTTCTCCAACACGCAGGGCTATTCGAATCCCGAGGTCGACAAACTGTTCGACGAGGCAGCGGTGACGCTCGATGAAGCCAAGCGCCAGGAGCTCTACAGCAAGGTGCAGCAGATCCTGGTCGAGGATGTGCCGGTGGCCTGGACGCTCGAGATCGAATATCCCATCATCTACGACAAGGCGTTCAAGAACATCGTGACGACGGGCATCGGCTCGCACGAAACCTTCGGGTCGGTCTACAAATCGTGA